The following proteins come from a genomic window of Streptomyces sp. NBC_01716:
- a CDS encoding YqeB family protein, translated as MDLDKGPGPAESAEATTVLSQPAWLVPAFGAAGALAGWLLKLLANWLVTLRWAPMKGPAELLNAVPEPWLTVLGLTVGAVLGVLVGFIALHESLTVRVSDTQVTLTIRGESRELRRADVGVVHPDGKFLVLLGRHTEETAREPCDLDRAELAAAFTAHGWNWAADDPHRAGFHLWVPDTPGLPVGANALLSARAHAMGKTGTAEDVRALRDELNGLGLAVRDEKKRQYWRLPAAPPPGA; from the coding sequence ATGGATCTGGACAAGGGACCCGGACCTGCCGAGTCCGCCGAGGCCACCACCGTCCTGTCCCAACCGGCCTGGCTCGTCCCGGCGTTCGGCGCGGCCGGGGCACTCGCCGGCTGGCTGCTCAAACTCCTCGCCAACTGGCTGGTGACCCTGCGCTGGGCCCCGATGAAGGGCCCGGCGGAGCTGCTGAACGCAGTCCCCGAGCCCTGGCTCACCGTCCTCGGACTGACGGTGGGCGCGGTGCTCGGGGTGCTGGTGGGGTTCATCGCGCTGCACGAGTCGCTGACCGTACGGGTGTCGGACACCCAGGTGACGCTCACGATCCGCGGCGAGTCCCGCGAGCTGCGCCGCGCCGACGTCGGTGTCGTCCATCCGGACGGCAAGTTCCTCGTACTGCTCGGCCGTCACACCGAGGAGACGGCCCGTGAGCCCTGCGATCTGGACCGCGCGGAGCTGGCCGCCGCCTTCACCGCCCACGGCTGGAACTGGGCCGCCGATGACCCCCACCGGGCCGGCTTCCATCTCTGGGTCCCGGACACGCCGGGCCTTCCGGTGGGCGCGAACGCCCTGTTGAGCGCCCGCGCGCACGCGATGGGGAAGACGGGGACGGCGGAGGACGTACGGGCGCTGCGGGACGAGTTGAACGGCCTGGGCCTGGCGGTCCGCGACGAGAAGAAACGCCAGTACTGGCGGCTGCCCGCGGCGCCCCCGCCCGGGGCTTGA
- a CDS encoding SDR family NAD(P)-dependent oxidoreductase: MTTDPPSRITTPFDAESTAAEVVAGIDLAGRRAVVTGASSGIGIETARALAGAGAEVTLAVRDVDAGERTAQDITGTTGSRRLSVARLDLADQRSVAEFVAGWEGPLHILINNAGVMYTPGLRSPEGWELQFATNHLGHFALATGLHPALAEADRARVVALTSVGHLRQGIRFDDINFRNGPFDTVLAYGQSKTATALFAVEANRRWAAQSITVNAVHPGAVLTNLSRYMRQEDLDKAAAQYTVKTPQQGAATSVLVATWPGLEGIGGRYFENCNEARPYREGEPGGVAPHALDPAAAERLWQVSLDMLSSATRP; this comes from the coding sequence ATGACCACCGACCCACCCAGCCGCATCACCACCCCCTTCGACGCCGAGTCCACCGCCGCCGAGGTCGTCGCCGGTATCGACCTCGCCGGGCGCCGCGCCGTCGTGACCGGCGCGTCCTCCGGCATCGGCATCGAGACCGCCCGCGCCCTCGCCGGCGCGGGCGCCGAGGTCACCCTGGCCGTACGTGACGTCGACGCCGGCGAGCGCACCGCCCAGGACATCACCGGCACCACCGGCAGCAGGCGCCTGTCCGTCGCCCGGCTCGACCTCGCAGACCAGCGGTCCGTCGCGGAGTTCGTCGCCGGGTGGGAGGGGCCGCTGCACATCCTGATCAACAACGCGGGTGTGATGTACACGCCGGGGCTGCGGTCGCCGGAGGGCTGGGAGCTCCAGTTCGCCACGAACCACCTCGGCCACTTCGCGCTCGCCACCGGCCTGCACCCGGCACTCGCCGAGGCGGACCGGGCCCGGGTCGTCGCGCTCACCTCGGTCGGGCATCTGCGGCAGGGGATCAGGTTCGACGACATCAACTTCCGTAACGGCCCCTTCGACACCGTGCTCGCGTACGGCCAGTCCAAGACGGCCACCGCGCTCTTCGCGGTCGAGGCGAACCGCCGCTGGGCCGCCCAGAGCATCACCGTCAACGCGGTCCACCCCGGCGCGGTCCTGACGAACCTGTCGCGCTACATGAGACAGGAGGACCTCGACAAGGCAGCTGCCCAGTACACCGTCAAGACACCCCAACAGGGCGCGGCCACCTCCGTGCTGGTGGCGACCTGGCCGGGCCTCGAAGGCATCGGCGGCCGGTACTTCGAGAACTGCAACGAGGCGCGCCCCTACCGCGAGGGCGAACCGGGCGGCGTGGCCCCGCACGCCCTCGACCCGGCGGCGGCCGAACGCCTGTGGCAGGTGTCGCTCGACATGCTGTCCTCCGCGACTCGGCCCTGA
- a CDS encoding aminoglycoside phosphotransferase family protein, with protein sequence MPSGAELNAEEGFTSAVTTRVAVEACRQAGLDGDGARLIRLGENALFRLEAHPVVIRIARSTEYLESAQGEVAVSRWLAGEGFPATRALDDLEQPVINGGHPVTFWHLIEESDRKPTYGELGAILRDLHSLSLPASLSLPPYPVLDRTDRRINAATGIPEDDRAFLRKRARELRGRVGELRFESRKGPVHGDAHVQNLMVDRTDRVILIDLERFGYDHPEWDLMVTATEHHSLGWQTPQEYGAFVGAYGRDLRSWAGFSTLRSLQEFNTRRPGIASRFARRR encoded by the coding sequence ATGCCGTCTGGTGCTGAACTGAACGCGGAAGAAGGCTTCACCTCGGCCGTCACTACGCGGGTGGCGGTAGAGGCATGCCGACAAGCGGGGCTCGATGGTGACGGGGCCCGTCTGATCCGCCTGGGTGAGAACGCTCTGTTCCGTCTGGAGGCGCATCCGGTGGTGATCCGGATCGCCCGGTCGACCGAGTATCTGGAGTCCGCCCAAGGTGAGGTCGCCGTCTCTCGCTGGCTGGCCGGTGAGGGCTTCCCGGCGACGCGGGCTCTGGATGATTTGGAGCAGCCCGTGATCAACGGTGGTCACCCGGTGACGTTCTGGCACTTGATCGAGGAGAGCGACCGTAAGCCGACGTACGGCGAGCTGGGGGCGATCCTCCGCGATCTCCACTCGCTCAGCCTGCCCGCTTCCCTGAGTCTCCCTCCGTACCCGGTGCTGGACCGGACGGACCGACGTATCAACGCGGCGACCGGGATACCGGAGGACGACCGCGCGTTCCTGCGTAAGCGCGCGCGTGAACTCCGTGGCCGGGTCGGGGAGTTGCGCTTCGAGTCGCGGAAGGGGCCCGTACACGGGGACGCTCACGTACAGAACCTGATGGTGGACCGTACTGACCGGGTGATCCTGATCGACCTGGAGAGGTTCGGTTACGACCATCCTGAGTGGGACCTGATGGTCACGGCCACGGAGCATCACAGCTTGGGTTGGCAGACTCCGCAGGAGTACGGGGCGTTCGTCGGTGCGTACGGTCGGGATCTCCGCTCGTGGGCGGGGTTCTCCACCTTGCGGTCGTTGCAGGAGTTCAACACTCGTCGTCCAGGCATCGCATCGCGGTTTGCACGTCGCCGTTGA
- a CDS encoding cupin domain-containing protein, protein MASFPHSAGTARPYVWAPDQSPAYWNVGTYWRVLADGSQTDGRSCTFEELCPQGLVAPPHVHDKEEEAFFILEGDFVFTVGDEEIPAGPGSYIYLPPKVRHGFRVESEVGRVYNMLTPAGFEQNIITNGQPAPQVSMPPPGTSAVPLWRQLRTSRPPAPWDDPAWAPDSSF, encoded by the coding sequence ATGGCCAGCTTCCCCCACAGCGCCGGCACCGCCCGCCCCTATGTCTGGGCGCCGGACCAGTCCCCGGCCTACTGGAACGTCGGCACGTACTGGAGAGTGCTCGCCGACGGCAGCCAGACCGACGGCCGGTCCTGCACGTTCGAGGAACTGTGTCCGCAAGGACTCGTCGCCCCACCGCACGTCCACGACAAGGAGGAAGAGGCGTTCTTCATCCTCGAAGGTGATTTCGTGTTCACCGTCGGAGACGAGGAGATCCCGGCCGGACCCGGCAGCTACATCTACCTGCCGCCCAAGGTCCGCCACGGCTTCCGCGTCGAATCCGAAGTCGGCCGTGTCTACAACATGCTCACCCCGGCCGGATTCGAGCAGAACATCATCACCAACGGCCAGCCCGCCCCCCAGGTCTCGATGCCCCCACCGGGAACGAGCGCCGTGCCGCTGTGGAGGCAATTGCGTACCTCCAGGCCCCCAGCCCCCTGGGACGACCCTGCCTGGGCGCCTGACTCGTCCTTTTAG
- a CDS encoding PPOX class F420-dependent oxidoreductase yields the protein MTPLPGELLKLLDRPSPCFIATTMPDGSPQLTQTWVDTDGEHILINTVEGYRKTKNVQRDPRVAVSIADPDDTSRYFSVRGRVTSATTDGAAASIEHLAQKYTGHPYASYGGPGQTRLLLTITVDSVIHSPTH from the coding sequence ATGACACCCCTGCCCGGCGAACTCCTCAAACTGCTGGACCGGCCCAGCCCCTGCTTCATCGCCACCACCATGCCGGACGGCTCGCCTCAGCTCACCCAGACCTGGGTCGACACCGATGGTGAACACATTCTCATCAACACCGTCGAGGGCTACCGCAAAACCAAAAACGTTCAACGCGACCCCCGTGTGGCCGTCAGCATCGCCGACCCGGATGACACCTCCCGCTACTTCTCCGTACGGGGACGCGTCACCAGCGCCACGACCGACGGCGCCGCCGCGAGCATCGAACACCTCGCCCAGAAGTACACAGGCCACCCCTACGCCTCGTACGGCGGCCCGGGCCAGACCCGGCTCCTGCTGACCATCACCGTCGACTCCGTCATCCATTCCCCCACGCACTAA
- a CDS encoding epoxide hydrolase family protein, whose product MSELIEPFTLSVPEEQLTDLRERLSRTRWPDPETVLDTSQGPQLAKLRALHDYWLNTYDWRRCEKTLNGFGQSRTIIDGLGIHFLHVRSPEPDALPLVMTHGWPSSVLDFHKVIGPLTDPAAHGGDPRDAFHLVVPSLPGFGFSDRPTEPGWGFPRVADAWITLMDRLGYRRWGAQGGDLGCAVTDEIGRKAPDGCVGLHLNFAMFPPTPDEIRDATEHEQAMLDSAAYFWENLSGYAKEQATRPQTIGYSLAESPIGLAAWIYAMFQDTCGTPGDAEASFTLDELLDDIMLYWLPNTGTSSARTYWEMARSARPSAPNAAAPIALPTGFSMFPEEHVRKSQRWVERRYSNVVHFNELEVGGHFAALEQPALFVDEVRTTFRSLR is encoded by the coding sequence ATGTCCGAACTCATCGAACCCTTCACCCTGTCTGTGCCGGAGGAACAGCTGACCGACCTGCGTGAGCGGCTCTCCCGCACCCGGTGGCCCGATCCAGAGACCGTTCTGGACACCAGCCAGGGACCCCAGCTGGCGAAGCTCCGCGCGCTGCACGACTACTGGCTCAACACCTACGACTGGCGGCGGTGCGAGAAGACCCTCAACGGCTTCGGCCAGTCCCGCACCATCATCGATGGTCTGGGCATTCACTTCCTCCATGTGCGCTCGCCTGAGCCGGACGCCCTCCCGCTGGTCATGACCCACGGATGGCCCAGCTCCGTCCTCGATTTCCACAAGGTCATCGGCCCACTGACCGATCCCGCGGCCCACGGCGGTGACCCGCGGGACGCCTTCCATCTCGTGGTGCCGTCGCTGCCGGGATTCGGGTTCTCCGACCGGCCTACGGAACCCGGCTGGGGATTCCCCCGGGTCGCCGATGCCTGGATCACGCTGATGGACCGGCTCGGCTACCGGCGATGGGGCGCCCAGGGCGGCGACCTCGGATGCGCGGTCACCGACGAGATCGGCCGCAAGGCCCCCGACGGATGCGTCGGGCTGCACCTCAACTTCGCCATGTTCCCGCCAACGCCCGACGAGATCCGGGACGCCACCGAGCATGAGCAGGCAATGCTCGACAGCGCCGCCTACTTCTGGGAGAACCTCTCGGGCTACGCCAAGGAGCAGGCAACCCGCCCTCAGACCATTGGCTACTCCCTCGCGGAGTCCCCCATCGGCCTGGCTGCCTGGATCTACGCGATGTTCCAGGACACCTGCGGCACGCCGGGGGACGCGGAAGCATCTTTCACCCTGGACGAGCTGCTCGACGACATCATGCTCTATTGGCTTCCCAACACCGGGACGTCCTCTGCGCGGACCTACTGGGAAATGGCACGGTCGGCACGGCCCTCCGCGCCGAACGCCGCCGCACCGATCGCACTGCCTACCGGATTCAGCATGTTCCCGGAGGAGCACGTCCGGAAGTCCCAGCGCTGGGTGGAACGCCGCTACAGCAACGTCGTCCACTTCAACGAGCTTGAGGTGGGCGGGCACTTCGCGGCCCTGGAACAACCGGCACTCTTCGTTGACGAAGTCCGGACCACCTTCCGTTCCTTGCGCTGA
- a CDS encoding PadR family transcriptional regulator, which translates to MSSIRLFILDTFARNGEMHGHRVRLQAEREHLHLWTDVSVGSLYQAIKRLLAEGLLEEVRTEKEGNLPERQVYGITGEGRLRLKELQSESLRHIWMKPDPFDLALTRLDPEKLDELHTVIASRLDELASMLFDTEALNANAIDGGYLTVSEALAVSHSAHRLRAEIAWLQEVLDAVPEIVTDERTRQPDTL; encoded by the coding sequence ATGTCATCGATCAGGTTGTTCATCCTCGACACGTTCGCGAGGAACGGCGAGATGCACGGGCATAGGGTGCGCCTCCAGGCCGAGCGGGAACATCTGCACCTGTGGACGGACGTGTCCGTGGGCAGCCTGTACCAGGCGATCAAGCGCCTGCTGGCTGAGGGCTTGCTCGAAGAGGTCAGGACCGAGAAGGAGGGCAATCTGCCCGAGCGTCAGGTGTACGGCATCACCGGTGAAGGGCGGCTGCGTCTCAAGGAACTCCAGTCCGAGAGTCTGCGCCACATCTGGATGAAGCCGGACCCGTTCGACCTGGCCCTCACCCGCCTGGACCCGGAGAAGCTGGACGAGCTCCACACGGTGATCGCATCCCGGCTGGATGAACTCGCCTCCATGCTCTTCGACACCGAGGCGCTGAACGCCAACGCCATCGACGGCGGCTACCTGACGGTGAGCGAGGCACTAGCGGTCAGTCACAGTGCGCACAGGCTGCGCGCCGAGATCGCCTGGCTCCAGGAGGTCCTGGACGCGGTGCCCGAGATTGTCACCGATGAACGGACCCGTCAGCCCGACACCCTCTGA